TGCCGGGTGCCAGGTGCCGGGTGCCAGGTGCGGGGTGCCCGGGTGCGGGGTGCCCGGGTGGGCGGGTGCCCGGGTGCAGGGCGCAGGGCGCAGGACGGGCGGGTCGCGGGAGAAGCCACGGCGTCGGTGCGGCGAGTGTGGGCCGATGGCGCCCTCCTGCCCGCCCGCCCGGAAGGGGAGTGTGGGCCGATGGCGCCCTCCCGCCCGCCCGCCCGGAAGGGGAGTCTGGGTCGATGCCGCCCTCCCGTCCGCCCGGAAGGCGAGCCCTGCCGCCACCTGCGCGGTCGTTTGGGCCAGTGCGCGAACACGATTCGGGCTGCCGGTGTCGTACCCCACTCATACCCTGGATGAATGGTGTCCGATTCGAAACGGCGAATCGAGGTGGCCGCCGCCGGATTGCTTGCCCGGCACGGCTATCACGGATTCGGGCTGAAGAAGTTGAGCGAGGCGGCCGGGCTGCCGTACGGGTCGATCTACCACCACTTTCCGGGTGGCAAGGAGGAGATCGCGGTATCGGCGATCACCGGCACGGGAGTCCTGGTGGGCCGCATGATCCGGCAGGCCCCGGGTGACGTGTTCGGCACGGCCGCAACCCTGTTCGACTTCATGGCCGCCAAACTCGCCGACACCGGCTGGACCGACGGCTGTCCGGTCGGCACGCCCGCTCTCGACGGCGGCAGCGATGTCGAAGCGGTGCGCGCCGCCTGCGTATCGGCGTTCGAGGCCATGGCGCACGGTTTCGCCGAGATGCTCACCGAGCTGGGCATGGCGCCGGGGGAGGCGCGGGAACTCGCGACCACGGTGGTGGCCGCCTACGAGGGGGCGACGATTCTCGCGCGCGTGCGCCGCACCGACGAGCCGCTGCACACCGTCTCGTCGGCGATGGCGCGGCTGATTCGCCTGAGCCTCGCGGAAGCCGCTGCCGCCGAAGCGAATTCACCCTAGGGTGGGTTGACTAGAAAGAACGTTCTAGCGAGGATCGGACAATGCAGCGACTCGTCCTCGACGGCCCCCGTGCCCTGCACTGGGAAGACACCCCCGAACCCACCCTCGACGCCCCCGGCCAGGCACTCGTCCGCCCGATCGCCGTGGCCACCTGCGATATCGACCCCGCGATCCTGTTCGGCTGCTTTCCCTTACCGGGCCCCTACCCCTTCGGCCACGAGGGTGTGGCCGAGGTGATCGCGGTCGGCGAGGAGGTCACCACGGTGAGTCCGGGCGATCGCGTCGTGGTCCCGTTCCAGATCTCCTGCGGCAGTTGCGATTCCTGTCGTCGCGGCCGCACCGGCAACTGCACCGCCCACCCGCTCATGTCCAGCTACGGCCTCGGCCAGATGGGCGGCGTGGCCTGGGGCGGCTTCTGGTCGGACCTGGTCGCCGTGCCGCACGCGGACGCCATGCTGGTCCCGCTGCCCGCCGGCGTCGACCCGGCCACCGTCGCCAGCGCCAGCGACAATATCGCCGACGCCTACCGCACCGTCGCCCCGTACCTGGCCGCCGACCCGGGTGCGGAAGTGCTGGTGCTGGGCGGTCCGGCCGCGGCCTCGATCGGCCTGTACGCGGCCGGTCTGGCCATCGCACTGGGCGCGGCCCGCGCCGTCTACCTCGACACCGATCCCGAAAGGCTCGCCCTCGCAGCGAAACTCGGCGCCGAACCGATCGAGGGCAAGCCGACCGAGCGCGTCGGCCGCTTCCCGATCACCGTCGAAGCCGCAGGCGGCTCCAAAGCCCTCGTCGCCGCCATCCGAGCCACCGCCAACGACGGCCACTGCACCAGCGTCAGCGTGCAAACCGAGGACGTCGCCCTCCCCATGCTCGAAATGTATTCACGCTGCTGCACTTTCCACACCGGCCGCGCCCACGCCCGCCCCACTATCCCCCACATCCTGAACCTGGTCGCCACCGCCCGCTTCGACCCGAGCCTGGTCACCACCCGCACCGTCGCCTGGTCCGATTCGATCGACGCCCTCCTGGAGGCCCCGGTCAAACTCGTCGCCACCCGCTGACCTGGACCCACCCGCCGGGCGCGGTGGCCGGCGCGCGCCACCACCGGCGCGGGCAATGCCGGTTGCTTACTCGGGCCTTCCACCTGATGGGAGTCGCTGCTATCCCGGCGAAACCGGCTGCGACCCGCAGGAACTTGGCTGCGCCTCCAGCGTGCACCCGGTGCCCGGACGGGTCGGCGCTGCGCCGGACCCGCATCTGGCTAGGCCCTGCGTGCCGGCGATCTGCCGAATCCGGCTGCTAGCCCGTGAAATCGGGGACCGTCAGGGTCAGTCGGGCAAGCGTGTCGGGTTCGGCTATCACGTCGATGCGGGTGATTTCGTCGTTGTCGATGGTGAAGGCCAGCACAGCCGGGGCGTCTCCGCGCGCGGCGAAGAGCGCGCCGGCTCGCCCGTCGACTCGCACCAGCGCGGCGAAGTCGGCCTGCTGGGCGGAGCGGGAGGCCAGGCGGGACACGGCCTGGGTACCGCGTGCGGTGACCGCGACCTTGCCTGGCGCGGCCGCCGCGTCGGCCGTCACTACGATTTCGGGTGCGAGCAGTGTCAGTACCGCCGCGATATCCCCGGCCCGGACCGCCGCCAGGAAGGCGCGCGCGATTCGGTGCTCGCGCAGCGTATCCGGCTGTTCTCGGGTTGTCCCCGAGCACGCGATGCCGTGCTTTGCTGGCGAGCAGGCGCGCCGCGTTCGGCGATCGGTCCAGGATCGTGGCGATCTCGTCGAACGGCACCTCGAACAGGTCGTGCAGCACGAATGCGACCCGTTCGGCCGGGGCCAGCCGGCGTAGCAGCACCAGCACCGCGCGTTCCACTTCCTCGCCGAGTACGACCTGATCCTCCGGGCCGCCGGCCGCCGTGACCGCCGGAATGGATTCGGGCACAACGCTTCCCAGCGGGTACTCCCGCCGCACCTCCCGGGTCCGCAGTGCGTCCAGGCAGATTCGCGACAGCGTTGTGGTGAGCCAGCCGTCGAGATTGCGAATCTCATCGATCTCGGTGCGGCTCAACCGCACCCACGTCTCCTGCACCGCGTCCTCGGCCTCCCCGGACGCGCCGAGCATGCGGAACGCGAGGGCGATCAGCCGGGTGCGCCGCCGCTCGAAACGTTGCGCCGGGGAACCCGAATCACACGGCGAATTCGAATCACGCGGGGAACCCGAATCACGCGGCGAATCCGCGTCAGCCGGGGGACCCGAATTGCGGTCGGACATACTTCGCGCCTGCCGAACGTCACAGTGTCATGACTACCTCGACCATCCTCACACGAACCGTGCCCGACCGCGCCGCCGTCTACCTGTACTGGACCGCGACCGTCCTGGTCGTCGCCGAACTGGCCGTCGGCGGCCTGTGGGACGTCACCCGCATCGCCCTCGTCCGCGACGTCACCGTCGCTCTCGGCTATCCGACCTATTTCCTCGTCATCCTGGGCGTCTGGAAGCTGCTCGGCGCTCTCGCCCTGCTGGTCCCGCGGTTTCCCCTGGTCAAGGAATGGGCTTATGCGGGAGCGTTCTTCGTCTACACCGGAGCCATCGCCTCCCACGCGACCACCGGTCGCGCACTGCACGAGATCCCGATCCTGCTCGTGATGGCGTTGCTGACCGCCGCCTCCTGGGCGCTGCGTCCCGCCGACCGCCGGACACCGGAACCACTCCGTGGCAACTGACCGGCAACCTCGATTGTCCGGTTTCGGATACAGTGCGAAGGTGGCCTTCGGCCATGCTCGGTCTCGAGGATGCGAACGGAGAGATCATGGGTCGCAATTCGGTCGCCAAGCAGCTGGTCGACGCTCTCGTCGCCGCCGGGGTCCAGCGGGTGTACGGCCTGTTCGGGGATAGTTTGAACCCCTTCACCGACGCCCTGCGCCGGACCGAGGGCCTCGAATGGGTGCACTGCCACAACGAGGAGAGCGCCGCCTTCGCCGCCGGCGCGGAATCGCTGCTCACCGGGAAGCTGGCGGTCTGCGCGGCCAGCTGCGGGCCCGGCAACACCCATCTGATCCAAGGCCTGTTCGACGCGCACCGCAATGGCGCCTCGGTGCTGGCTATCGCCTCGCACATCCCCTGCCGCGATATCGGCACCGGGTTCTTCCAGGAAACCCACCCCGAGCGACTGTTCGTGGAATGCAGTCATTTCTGCGAAATGATCAGCACCCCCGAGCAGATGCCGCGCCTGGCCTATATCGCCATGCAGACCGCGCTCGGCCGCCGCGGCGTCTCGGTACTGGTCATG
This sequence is a window from Nocardia yunnanensis. Protein-coding genes within it:
- a CDS encoding TetR/AcrR family transcriptional regulator; amino-acid sequence: MVSDSKRRIEVAAAGLLARHGYHGFGLKKLSEAAGLPYGSIYHHFPGGKEEIAVSAITGTGVLVGRMIRQAPGDVFGTAATLFDFMAAKLADTGWTDGCPVGTPALDGGSDVEAVRAACVSAFEAMAHGFAEMLTELGMAPGEARELATTVVAAYEGATILARVRRTDEPLHTVSSAMARLIRLSLAEAAAAEANSP
- a CDS encoding zinc-dependent alcohol dehydrogenase, with amino-acid sequence MQRLVLDGPRALHWEDTPEPTLDAPGQALVRPIAVATCDIDPAILFGCFPLPGPYPFGHEGVAEVIAVGEEVTTVSPGDRVVVPFQISCGSCDSCRRGRTGNCTAHPLMSSYGLGQMGGVAWGGFWSDLVAVPHADAMLVPLPAGVDPATVASASDNIADAYRTVAPYLAADPGAEVLVLGGPAAASIGLYAAGLAIALGAARAVYLDTDPERLALAAKLGAEPIEGKPTERVGRFPITVEAAGGSKALVAAIRATANDGHCTSVSVQTEDVALPMLEMYSRCCTFHTGRAHARPTIPHILNLVATARFDPSLVTTRTVAWSDSIDALLEAPVKLVATR
- a CDS encoding DoxX family protein, giving the protein MTTSTILTRTVPDRAAVYLYWTATVLVVAELAVGGLWDVTRIALVRDVTVALGYPTYFLVILGVWKLLGALALLVPRFPLVKEWAYAGAFFVYTGAIASHATTGRALHEIPILLVMALLTAASWALRPADRRTPEPLRGN